The Bacteroidota bacterium genome has a window encoding:
- a CDS encoding GNAT family N-acetyltransferase, giving the protein MQFELIPIPEDTAELRLKFTSEHCRNLFDMWDTYYKAIGYHAPWVGYLALKDGVPVGSGAFTGRPVDGEVEVSYWAFQEFEGQGLGTDICKELVRLALMHDPKLKVFAKTMPQENASTNILRKNGFEYAGEVEDHEIGKAWKWVYRP; this is encoded by the coding sequence ATGCAGTTCGAGCTTATTCCCATACCTGAAGATACAGCGGAGTTACGACTGAAATTCACCTCCGAACATTGCCGGAATCTGTTCGATATGTGGGATACTTATTATAAAGCGATCGGTTATCATGCACCATGGGTCGGTTACCTGGCACTGAAGGATGGGGTGCCGGTCGGATCCGGTGCATTCACCGGACGGCCTGTCGATGGCGAAGTGGAAGTTTCCTATTGGGCGTTTCAGGAATTCGAAGGGCAGGGATTGGGAACCGATATCTGTAAGGAGCTGGTCCGCCTGGCGCTCATGCACGATCCGAAGTTGAAAGTATTCGCGAAGACGATGCCACAGGAAAACGCTTCTACCAATATCCTGCGTAAGAACGGATTCGAATACGCGGGTGAAGTAGAAGATCACGAGATCGGAAAAGCCT
- a CDS encoding T9SS type A sorting domain-containing protein: MDYRLLVAFILMANQITATTWQVGPTRTYPYCSQVAPLVQDGDTVAIDFAVYVNDPQVEWTANNLYIVGVGGRPRLEAGSIIANDVSNGKGIFVTSGTGIAIENIEFALAQVPDHNGAGIRQQGPDLQVINCRFDGNEMGILAGNISNCTTIIEYTEFLNGGSALNPGYQHNVYINHIDTLVFRYNYSHDAIAEGHELKSRANYNFIEYNRIANETSVDSRTIDLPNGGTSVIVGNIVEQGPNSANSNLLGYGLEGLTNPAPHALYVAHNTFVNKKPTGSFIQLANGTDSLYLCNNILAGAHTGGYLLGTPDVLDSTGNMLADLVTDPGFVDPVVYDYHLQAGSSARDHSSPLNKVVLGHSLDATLEYVDQCDHSIRPSDGIPDAGAFEYNSPVSIAGPAVHHPYPFPNPCTDRLILQQAPSEEYEVLDASGRCLLSGNGNEVPTNRLSPGWYILKTKSGQSRFIRE, from the coding sequence ATGGATTACCGCCTCCTCGTCGCTTTCATCTTGATGGCGAATCAAATCACGGCAACTACCTGGCAAGTCGGTCCGACTCGCACCTACCCGTACTGCAGCCAGGTCGCACCCTTGGTGCAGGACGGCGATACGGTGGCGATCGATTTCGCGGTCTACGTCAATGATCCGCAGGTGGAGTGGACCGCCAACAACCTGTATATCGTAGGTGTTGGTGGCCGACCGCGGCTTGAAGCGGGTAGCATCATCGCGAACGATGTATCCAATGGCAAGGGCATTTTTGTGACGAGCGGCACGGGCATCGCCATTGAAAACATCGAATTCGCCCTGGCACAGGTACCCGACCATAACGGTGCCGGCATCCGGCAACAAGGTCCCGACTTGCAGGTGATCAACTGCCGCTTTGATGGGAATGAAATGGGTATCCTGGCGGGCAACATTTCCAACTGTACCACTATCATAGAATACACGGAATTCCTGAACGGCGGAAGCGCGCTCAATCCGGGCTATCAGCACAATGTGTACATCAATCACATCGACACGCTGGTGTTCCGGTACAACTACAGCCACGACGCAATTGCCGAAGGACACGAATTGAAAAGCCGCGCGAATTATAATTTCATCGAATACAACCGCATCGCCAACGAGACCAGCGTCGACAGCCGCACCATCGACCTGCCGAACGGTGGAACAAGTGTGATCGTCGGTAACATTGTGGAGCAAGGGCCCAACTCCGCCAACAGCAACCTGCTCGGCTATGGCCTGGAAGGCCTAACCAATCCGGCACCTCACGCATTGTATGTAGCACACAATACGTTTGTCAACAAGAAACCGACCGGCAGTTTCATTCAACTGGCGAACGGCACCGATTCCCTTTACCTCTGCAACAACATCCTGGCCGGTGCGCATACCGGTGGCTACCTGCTTGGTACGCCGGATGTTCTTGATTCGACCGGTAACATGCTCGCTGACCTGGTTACTGATCCGGGCTTCGTCGATCCCGTCGTGTACGATTATCACCTGCAAGCCGGCTCATCTGCACGGGATCATAGCAGTCCGTTGAATAAAGTCGTACTCGGTCACTCATTGGATGCGACTCTGGAGTATGTGGATCAATGCGATCATTCGATTCGTCCATCGGACGGTATTCCGGACGCGGGCGCTTTCGAGTACAACAGCCCCGTGAGTATTGCAGGACCGGCGGTACACCATCCATATCCCTTTCCCAACCCCTGCACCGATCGATTGATCCTGCAACAGGCGCCTTCGGAAGAATACGAAGTGCTGGACGCAAGCGGTCGTTGTTTACTTTCCGGCAACGGAAACGAAGTACCAACCAACCGGCTTAGCCCGGGATGGTACATCCTGAAAACGAAGAGCGGACAATCGCGCTTTATCCGGGAATAA